Below is a genomic region from Culicoides brevitarsis isolate CSIRO-B50_1 chromosome 2, AGI_CSIRO_Cbre_v1, whole genome shotgun sequence.
ATTTCAATCGATCTCTATATATCGAGTAGATTATTATAACTTTAACATACATTTCATAACtcgtattttatttcttcaaaaaacaaacttcAGACGACCATTATATTGCTGGGCGAGAGTAAGTAGAATCAAAAATCGGTCATTATCGCACGtttcttgcttttttattttgtaaaaataaacgatatattaaataataagcgCTTTTAGCTTCCGATTCGTTTATGCGATAGAGGGTTTCGcacctttaaatatttaattgaataaaattgtacaaaGTACCTAAATAAATAGCTCAACTCTCATAACTTCCCTCAAATAACTGGTCGATTTTTGCTTCTACTTCCTTTATCACCTTCATATCCCATCCAACATTCCACCAAACTTCGAAGAAAATTCCAATAAATTCTAAGAATTTCCGTAACGTAACATGAAACCGATGAAATTTTCCAACAGGACAATGGATAACGGTGGCGAAGCAAAGCATCGTCGCGGATTTGGATCACTTTTGCGACGTCATACGAGTTTCGGTGCGCCCGATACAACACATTCGCATCaaccacacacacaaaagtcGTTTGATAATCTCTAAACACCCAATTAAAATGTATACCAATTGTCtgtcaattttgtaaaaacaaaatcaTACTAAATCGCTTGACGTCGTCGATGTGAGGAAATTCATAGACAAAGTAATAAAAggcaaaatttctattttttttttgttccgtagaaaaacttttttttctcacgtatttttgtaaattaaaaaattaaagtatatCAGTGTCTTTTTCTGGAAATACTTTTTAGATTCAATTAGACTTCAGTGTGTTCTGTCCTGTCATAAGTTATTCTCCTTTTAATGTTGAtcgaatggaaaattattctaagaatttatgtttttagtatatttgtttttgtcccattactatgtttttataaaaaatcttttacatTTTATCATTCCATTCGTTCatcattttgtatattttgaaatatatttttcattaatcacATCATTACATTTCAAATTCACGTGTTTTTATTATATCCCAGTTGTGTCCAACgcaaaccaaacaaaaaaaaattagagcaaGTAGATTTTTATGTATGTTGTAAATATCGCTTCAAATCCTACCATAGAATAGTAGTGCTAATTGCTTCAAAAAACGTATTTCATTTCCTTATcatgtaagtaaattttttatgtacataataataaaacaataacgAAAACGGTGGTTTAATAatgatgaatttaataaagtaataatataatgactAGGactgactatttttttttatgtaaaaacataatgacaatatttatttattttttttacgaaaatttaacaGTATTTTTTCAGTAAGAAAATAACACAGAATAGatttttcaaactaaatttaaaaaaagagttaattttactaaaaactggtgaatagaattttaaaaattgtatcaaaattaaaagaattgaaaACTTTAGGCTCACGATTTTCGGCGGTGCACCTTTAATATCTTACGCACATTTGATAAATGTCGCTCGTGGCAGACGCAACACAAAACGAAAGGACAATTTAAATGTCATAATCGAGCCAATTTTGGAAGACAACTTACCGGACAAAATTTAGATATAATTCCAATGttactttttgttaaatttatcaatgacTGCTGTTTTTCTATTGAATCATTCACATCTTAATTTGTAATGCTGCATTCTAGATGTTACTTAGCTTTATTGTAGCACGATAAATGTACTTTTGtagttttatgtttttttcatttttggtaAACTTTAAATCTAAGAACATTTGGGCTTACACAATTTTCCTCATATTTGTTTTCAGAACTGTGGatggtaaagaaaaaaaagataagaaaaagaagggtttattttaataagcaAATGAAAAACCTATTCGACAAAGACGATTTCCCTTCAAATATTTAACGCAAGTCATTTaacttcaagttttttttatataacaagATTAAtgtaaagcaaaataaatattagatataaaaattatgaacttaCTAGAAAATTATAGTtactaaaaaaagaataaaaaggaaaaaatcaacTAGTGCAGCCGAAATTAAAGAATTGTAATTTTAGTGTGTGCCATTTTCTAGTGAAAATCAAATTGCAGTTTggttttacatattttttacacCAACTTAATAGTAGCTAAACATAAATGCTCAATGAATTTTCTATTGTAGGTCGATAAGCAAACTAttgataaacattttattaaacaaaaatctagAATGGCTTTCGCAAACGACGAGTTAAGACAAATcagtagaaaattatttatttttctgttagTCAATGATGCATCTTATAAAACTATaaagacacaaaataaataaatacaccgatattattatgaaaaaataagatgGAAAAATCCAtggtattttaaaacaaatagtTTTTCTTCATCTCGTATctgaaagaaataaatgaataaatattagattaaagagaagttattttttgtaccattttaaaataaataaaagtattacCAGAAAAATATACTATTATTGAAGCAATCAGTTTCGTTGttccaaagaaatttaaataaaatttgattataaaaaaaacaaatcccGTTTGAACGAAGCCATATCTCATTGATTacctgtaaaattattttctatcaaTTATAATACTCGTAAAACTTATGTATTATATTATCTTATCTTACAATTGTGTTTCTAAacgcatgaaaatttaaaaaaaaaaaaaacaaaaaaaataaatgtcaggattaggaaatttaatttaacataataCATATGgcctaaatcattttttatttacatatatttattttttcaaaaacgatTAATTCTTGCAACAGCTGCTCTCCGTCTTTGgaagcaatttttcaatttttcatcgatttgtataataaaattttcaaatcccGCATACCGAGGCCCGTTCCGGTAATACGAATATCAACGGTGGCTGGAACAAGTTTCAGTACTGACgaccattttttggtttaaGTTTACTTTGTTTCTATCCCCAAggcatttataaaaatatttaaaagaaagtaAGTTCATAAagttatgtataaaaaatattgttaaatggaaattttgtataggcgataaaattatgattttatattttatttaaaaagaaacaatGCGTCACATTAAAAGTCTGTTTTGACACtggaaattcaaaatgaaactgtattaaaattcgtatttctcttaagtttattattatgtattaatattatatcaaaaaattaaaaatataacctactaaatatataaaaaaaacttaatattaatgattattattaaataaaagttaaaaacgataaaaaaataaataaatatccatTGATAATCCAAATCGTGTGTAGTTTCATTGAAAGTTTATCTCAAGtttgttcttctttttttggcaGTTGGAGTGCTTCATGGTAAGTTGGAAGTCCATCTGgacattaaaatataagatTAAATCAGAACAATGAAATTAACAACAGTTTAAATACATACCATGGTTCTTTCTGTTTGTATCATCATGTAGAGACTCCACACTATGGTTGCTTGTGGATTCTTCTATTTGAATGCCTTCATTTGTGATTCCGAAAATGTTTGCATTTCCAAATAAAATGTCTGCGTCACTTTGTCGTCGTATCTCTCTTCGTGGGTAACGCACTTCAATTCTTGGCAGCGTGTTGTGTGTATGTCCTTCCATCTGTTCAACCATGCTAATTTGTGTTGTCCAAATTGGCGCATCGGTCCTTGGTACGAAATTCCCATCGGAAGTCCTAATTACATTAACGTTTCTACTTGGCGCTTGTGCCTGCCTTGCCTGTTTTTTACGCTTGGCATCTCGGTGATAACACATAAGACAGACTGTTATGAAATTCGTATGATATCACCGGTgaatcacaaaataataaattcaatggTAATTAAAAACGAGAAATACTTACGAAACCATcctgcaaaaataataactccTAGGAATAGATAACCCAGAACTTCAAAACCCGAATCGGACATTCCCCAAAACAAATGCAGAACTAaccgaaaaattaatgaatttcgtTAAAGGCAAAAGTAGGACTGAGTCGCAAAACGATATCAAATCAGATGTATTCAAAAGAGATAAGTTTTGGAGCGCGATAAGGTGTGATACCAATGATGTATTCTCTCTTAATGCTTGTCTATCTCTAATTTATGACGATAAGACTTATGTGTATATTggttgataagaaaatttaaaaaaaaaattaactgctGTTTACTAATGAGAACTGTAAATATTTGATTCGATATGAATGCGGTTCAAATTATTCTCGTCTGAAGGTCTTTAAGGTATTTCCCGAAGATAACAAATTGTGTCGTCATTTCTCTGATAAACTTATGAAGcaagttgatttttgaaacatttttactaAGTAGTAATGCTGAATGATAACTATTTCAGGTCTATTGAGTTGTGGGATAACCGCTGATTTATTTGGAAATAGAAttctttcaattaaatttttattgtggtGTTAGaaggaaatgaaataaatttgtcagTGAAAGTGTAGTAAAAAggtgcttaaattttttatttattgttgtcaCACACAGATAACGGATAACATCAATAAGTAGTGTCGGTGCAAGTAACATTCATCGAATAAGTctctttttagttatttaaaaagaagttAATCATTAAACATCCTTTATACGCGAAACGGGAGGcctaaaaaaacgttaaaaaaatattctctttagaaaaaaaaaataaaataaaaaaactcacatcTGTCAATCTATCCAAGTTGCATTGGCCGAAAATTCCGACTTTAATCATTTTTGGTCGTTGCGCCACTGCCATGATATTCGTGATAGATTTTTTGTCGGCCGTTGATAATAAATACCACTTTGAGGAATAGAGAGCTTCTGCGATTTGTTTGTAGGACTCCTCAATGTCTGAGCTGACCTTCGACACCAGGGCATATTGAAAAGTCAGAGTCGTAACGGATCCCATTTCAGTCAAAAGCGTAGAAGGCTCAATGATGTAAAAAGTAAAAGCGAGAAAAATGCtaataatcatcaaaaactCCCAGAGCATTGTGTTGAAAGAATAGAGGTTGGTGGTTTGCTCAATGGccctaaaaaattatgaagtagtaaatttaaaattgactatgcctttttgttccaaatgaaactcaaaaataagtccaacagtttaaaaaaagtggTCGCTCTTAGCAAAAATGTTTTGCGACTTTTTTTCgggtttcatttggagcagccTAAGTATATACTTCGAAACACCCAAATGAAGATGGTAGTATTCTCTTAGTAACATCGATGATGTCGTGGAATCTTGATGTTGCTTCACTTGGATAACTCCTTTTTTCCTTGTATTTTCATCATTGTCATTCTCGTACTCACCGATTCGCGCTGCCAAACCATGGATCACTTTGAGCTCTGTCAATATATGCTCGGTAAAGATGTTAAAAAGCATTATAAAGACGTACATTACACCATatacgaaaaacaaaattaaaatttgatagaaaAGATTTATGTACTTTCCTACAGGACTCTTGAGCTCTGTAAATGGCACGACAATGGCAATAACATAAATTCCATTCTCCATGAAATGTGGGACAACTGCCACAAGAATAATCGatgaaatgaataaaacaatgaaaatcctaaaaatgCTCGTGTATTCTCAAAATGTCATCAACGAAATGTTTTGAGTATTACTCACTTGCTTAATCGTTCCATATTTTTAGGGCATGCTTCAAAGTGTACTTGTGACATGTCCTGAATTAATTGGGGTTCGCGCAAAAGATAGAGACTTCGAACCCAATCAATGAAGTCACAAAAGTGTTCTTTGTTAAGCCAAAGCTGCAAAAACTGAATGAAAATGGCTGAGCATCCCGGCAATGTGCAACAAAGCAGTAACTTTTCCAAAGAATTCTTGTTCAAATTTATGATCAGGTAATAGGTCTGTAAGGTCAAAGATGACAATTGAATAAGCAGACTTATAATTGTTTTTGCATGATCCAatagttttttcttctcattgcGATTGGGACTAAACAAGTCTATTCCCATGATTTTATAGAgcaattttcccaaaaaattaaatgtattttccATCGTGACTTGTGGAGACGCGACTAATTAATGAAGCTATTTCACATCTAATTCTCCTTTTTAAAGGAACCAATGCCAGCAAAgggatttaaaatataaaacataaattatgcATTGTAATTACGGTCTGACTAGAAACTGTACCTGTCTATTTCATGGTCAGAGTAatctttttctttgattttgttTCGTGATTGACAAGTGATCGGCATgccttcaaaatattcaaccatatcatttatattttatttcaagcttCAATCATATGTATTAATAAAGTTTCTCAACAGGTgccttcttcaaaaaattttcaaatgtcacGATAAATATGGTGAGTAAACAAagtaactaaaatattcatgaatcgAGTAATGTTCGATTCTctcatatttttaagaaaaaaataaaaagatctttttttattatcttgttATTCAACATTAattccaatttattttcattatttgcaGTATTACACATcttacaattttcttttaatttgttgttaaatatataaaattattttttttttcaaaaactaaaataaatcttgTTAATATCTAAGgacatttatattaaaaatttctataaactacaatttattaatagtattgttaattcataaaattgttaaaatattagtGAAGCCACTATTAGTTtcgagtaaataatttttaattgcgcTCAAGTAGCTGCACATTTTTAAGGCACATATGTATTGTGTAATTTGTTCCATAAGTgtgatttgttttttaataaattaaaggcACATTGAGGAtgcaaaataaacagaaaaaaggcTTTAGTATTCCCTTTAGCTTAGGgtgttccaaaaaattttcttgtttcgtGTTTCTTTCCTCATCATTTGTATCATGAGGTATATAAAAAACATATAtgttggttttgaaatattttttcttaataaatatcTGATTCGAAGTTGTGCGTTTACCATTCAATTATGGTTTTCTTTTGGTagttttgaaagtaaaaatcaagttttaaaaacataaatcataagaaatgattcaaaattaaataattttaagagtgTTTtctgaaacataaaaaatgtaacgcGAAAAAGAAAAGGGTTTTGGACTACCCTAACGGGACAAATATgagatttttgttatttgattCGAGTTTGCAGAGTTTCAAACATGTTCCAAAAAAACCAACTAATATTTCCGTCAAGTTTTTGTGATTATGGAAGAATCCAACACCCGGGATCAATATAATTTAtcgttaaaattacttttatgtaGGTACTAGCTCAGTTGGTGTGTTAGTACTGATTATTTGTAAACTTTTTTACAATGATTTGGAACTACGTCCAACGAAACTGTCACAATATGGACAATAGTGATGTACGGCCATGCATTCATTGAAGCAGCAAGGGATCAGACAGCATCCGCAAaacaatctaaaaattaatattaaatttaagattaaattttaaattaattattaataattttctcaccCCATCAAGCAAATTAGCATGCCTGCCAAATATGCGGCAACTTTTGGCGATCTCTGGACTTTTGTTTCCATTTCCTTTTGGCAATGTGGACAAATCATGTGTGTGGGATTGAGTCCCAGTGGAACGACGGTCGTGATAATGTGTTGTTGCCGCAGTGACTGTTGTTGGGGCGTGAAAGGGGCCGCAGGTGGAACACCACCAACTGCTTGCGCATATGTCGGTGGTGGTTGATTCTGGAACGGCTGACTGGGATACGGTGTCGTGAATCCATAGTAGGGACCGGACGAGGGCGGCGCTGCTGGAATTGTCGACGGAGAGACGGGAGCGGATGGTGGCACTTTGCTCATCTGTAAAGTAATATGCAAGAAACTTACTGACCTTCCTTTATAATTTATGCGTAGTGTGTATATTCAACACGTAGTTTAGCATAAGCTTTGTATTGGATCATAGACAATAGATAAATATGTACTCTAAGTAAGATAAAGAAGATGAGACTATCTAGCTTCTTTTCATCAATTATTTGAAACACAACTGGATTTTACGAAAATCATCTTCTAAAACCATTTTGTATTACCTTCTAATGTTCTACAAGTTTTGTGTAGGTTCAATCTTCAAATATCTGGCAAAATATTCCTAAACTTTTGTTGACAATTCACGTTGGACTAGAAACACCGCAGTACGATACACTCTCGCTGACACTAAAGGCTGTGTCGAAGGCACTAATTTCCAAGATAAATGCTCGTTTTGATGCGTTTTTggattttggataaaattcaatcaaataaggaattctatttttaaagattgcCAGCTGCTGATTCGATCTCTTAATACATACGAGACGAGTGAAAACGATAAATTATTGCATCATATCAACAGGGCCCATTCATTAAGCAAGTTTTCCATCCACACCCTCTCCAATTCCATTTAAAAGgtatcacaaaatattttgacggataaaaaatgatatttttggatCTTAATCCCTCTATAAAAGCgacccatcaaaatttacgGTGTACTTTTTGAGTAAgtccttttctttttttttacgaaatcacgctgaaaattatttaaataaaattttaattgaaactcgtgaaatatttaaaaaaaaatctcaattgaaAAAGCAAATTAAGATCAATAAACtcaaaaacagaaaatctTTTAGAGTACGACGTCGTACTTTCTTACGTATCTCTTCCCTTCttcatcaaacatttttcgggTCCTTAATGAATAACGCCCTGGTTGCGTAGCGATTTCAGCTTGAACAGCTGATGGAAagttttcatacaatttaCACTATCGTgcatttcgtcaaaaataatatatttaacgtttattatttttgtaaaacagGCATCAATAATTACAAAGGAAAGTCCTGGctgtattaaaatgttttaaaaagatGGGTCAATAACATCTCTAACATTGTTACGAAAGAAGAGACAAACAGACAGACTGCTGACCGTGAGTAATGCACTGATTTTTGGCACTAGagcaaattataaatttatacgtcaaaaattgttttggagAGATTTGTTACGCTGCAAAAGCCTAAATTATTCACTTAATCCTCGTCCAGGAAGCAGCTGAAAATTAGTATTTAATTGTTACAGCTATCAGCTTTTTTcgtatttgtattaaaaatgtgcaataaATGTATAGAATAAGAGAAAAGTTAGCAATTTAAGTTGGTGTGGGCTCAGCACGTAAAAATGGTGGCATggaaattatgtgaaaaataatgttaaataacCAGTAAGAGTCTCTCGATAGTTCGTGGAGTAAAGTTAATAGAACAAATGAATTAAAACCCTTTGACACAAAACACAGAGGATTACCTATTATGCATTTTAAGAAAAGAAAGCAGGTGAGTGTTATGTTTATTGGCCTTGTAGAGTCATTTTACACAGTATATATCTTCAAAACTGAACAGAGTCTCACTCAATATAAACAACATACATacgttttgtttaatttacgcTTACTTAAACATATTAACGATTCAGTTAAAGAACTtgtgatttttcttaaattatatatatttaagaaGCTATCTCAAATTACGAGAGGAAGTTCCGTACAATGAAGATATTTGATACATTAAatcaagtacaaaaaaatgcaaagtcTTCTCCGCAAAAAATGGTTctgaaacttattttttatgacatttcgTTGTAGTAATCGACGTAATCAATCGACGAAAGTCcatcaatatttaattgcaAATCATTGTTTAACATTAACGTTAGGTGCTTTCTTATCGCTCATATCTTATCAGAACACAAAATCACCATATGTGAGTCGAGGCGCGATTTCAAAGTCTATAAATAAACGATGGCCACTTGATTTGTGTGATTGatcaaattaaagttttaaagctTATGACGTTACAAAAGGAAAAACAGATTACACAAAATTACGGCATCAATATAATATGCAAATAGCTCAATAAtacggaaaaaatataaacaatcaACGCGAAAAGTGGTTCATTTTCATACCAACTGCATTTGAGTGAAAACATTGTGTTCATCGCCGTCGCAAAATCAGAGAAAATCTCACAAGAAAGAATTTGACTTCCCACTGCGTTTCCGAAATAGGTCAAGTCTTTCTGGGTCATTACACACACTCACTTTTATTTATAGTCAGTAGTATTCGGCGGTCGGTGAATCGTTAGTAAGTAATTGCAATGTTGTTGTTACACATGTTGTAAATGCTTTCTTTCTTGGCAATCGACAGtactggcaaaaaaaaacactaaacTAAACAAGAAACTAAAACTTCACGTGACTCGTCCGAATTCGTGCAtggttgtgaaaaaaaattaagcatttGACCGTATTTTATAAAGcacttacgtttttttttttgcaaaggaAAAATCAATATCCTGTCCTTTATGTCATTTAAGACCATCACTTTGAGACAATTGTGATAAAGCATGAGCCAATTAGGACACAACTGATAAATACCAAAAGATTAAGATTTGGACGAGTGTAAAGAAAACAATGGCCTAAGTATTGTAAACAACAGACGTTAATTAGCTAAAAGTGGCGTAGATTGAAAATGTGTTTGCGTTATTTATAAGGACAccataattttagtaaattctGTTATTTaggcgattaaatttattgatgtcaaattttgttggattttattgaaacaatcagagaaaaaaaaat
It encodes:
- the LOC134830746 gene encoding cell death-inducing p53-target protein 1-like; the protein is MSKVPPSAPVSPSTIPAAPPSSGPYYGFTTPYPSQPFQNQPPPTYAQAVGGVPPAAPFTPQQQSLRQQHIITTVVPLGLNPTHMICPHCQKEMETKVQRSPKVAAYLAGMLICLMGLFCGCCLIPCCFNECMAVHHYCPYCDSFVGRSSKSL